One segment of Colias croceus chromosome 15, ilColCroc2.1 DNA contains the following:
- the LOC123697743 gene encoding X-ray repair cross-complementing protein 5-like, protein MAPTKIDQGTLIILDIGRNVSKTEGKGEKSFFESARECTARIIERKIISQGKNYLGIILLGSKKSTGDFKYIEVFSELQTPTWQMIRNLPDQPTKAKGNWFDAIIVAANHYMNEVSGVKIMNKKIILMTNFEAASYVDREDIEKVLVGFKESGLEIDVFGPDIYSENNKNEDLELARELVEGTNGTTTTFDFIMKYLLFHKKKVVNPTPWNVDLSIGPNIKIPVSAYIRLKDQPVVKNWLASVRDPVTNTASTTEGIMKNKIFVNSENQSVVEHSEVIKGYCYGQEIIPFSECDKSMLYESGGKSLAVYGFTQEDNITWQCLNGDGLSYVFGQKNDKKAQYAIRCLAECLHELKLVGIVRRVYNNGNAPKMYALMPVIDPNFICLSMVGICFKEDIKSIAFPPLNLKKFATTDEQVDAFKELIKAMDLTKAYDEDEFDDTEAFPIAECVSPSAQYVLDCIAFRAMNPGKPLPPPRDDIMMLFKVPPLIEKRSRDPLEKLKNLFELKKVEVRTRKKQTVPEMDIENVAKSDNNENMDDMPKINLDVYNKPNKVYRVGTIDPIDDFNTLKTEGKPLQELYKEMGEAIENMIFSNFDGNYDNAFKAMLYYRTECVKSDPSYYNNWLREFKMELHDRKKNNILNMFSDRKVDFILKEENDKSTFENADEDSQLYEMETMPTLTEVSISTEVNDMFDEM, encoded by the exons atggcACCAACAAAGATAGATCAAGGAACATTAATTATCCTGGACATCGGCAGAAATGTTTCGAAAACGGAGGGAAAAGGCGAAAAGAGTTTTTTTGAAAGTGCAAGGGAATGCACTGCTCGTATTATTGAACGAAAAATAATCAGCCAAGGAAAAAATTACCTTGGTATTATTTTGTTAGGATCTAAGAAAAGTACCGGTGACTTTAAATACATAGAAGTATTTTCTGAACTTCAAACACCAACTTGGCAAATGATACGAAATCTCCCAGATCag CCGACAAAAGCTAAAGGTAATTGGTTTGATGCAATAATAGTGGCAGCCAATCACTATATGAATGAAGTGAGTGGTgtcaaaataatgaataaaaaaattattctgaTGACAAACTTTGAAGCTGCTTCATATGTTGACAGAGAAGATATAGAGAag GTCTTGGTTGGTTTCAAGGAATCAGGATtagaaattgatgtttttggaCCAGATATATATTcagagaataataaaaatgaagacCTGGAGTTAGCAAGAGAACTAGTTGAAGGAACTAATGGTACTACCACAACTTTTGATttcattatgaaatatttattattccatAAGAAGAAAGTTGTAAACCCAACACCTTGGAATGTAGATCTTAGTATCGGTCCAAATATCAAGATACCTGTATCAGCATATATTAGGCTAAAAGACCAACCTGTTGTTAAGAATTGGTTAGCAAGTGTTAGAGACCCAGTAACAAATACAGCCAGTACAACAGAGggtataatgaaaaataaaatatttgtcaatTCAGAGAACCAAAGTGTAGTAGAGCACTCTGAAGTAATTAAAGGTTACTGTTATGGTCAAGAAATTATACCTTTCTCTGAGTGTGATAAAAGTATGCTATATGAATCAGGTGGCAAGTCACTTGCAGTGTATGGTTTCACACAGGAAGACAATATAACATGGCAGTGCTTGAATGGGGATGGTTTATCATATGTTTTTGGTCAGAAAAATGATAAGAAAGCtcaatatgccatcagatgtCTTGCTGAGTGTCTCCATGAGTTGAAACTAGTGGGTATTGTGAGAAGGGTGTACAATAATGGTAATGCACCCAAAATGTATGCTCTGATGCCTGTTATAGATCCCAACTTTATATGTTTGTCTATGGTTGGGATCTGTTTCAAGGAAGATATAAAAAGCATAGCTTTCCCACCACTCAATTTGAAGAAGTTTGCTACAACAGATGAACAGGTTGATGCTTTCAAAGAACTAATTAAAGCAATGGATTTGACTAAAGCTTATGATGAAGACGAATTTGATGACACTGAAGCATTTCCTATTGCAGAATGTGTAAGCCCTTCAGCACAATATGTACTTGATTGCATTGCCTTCAGAGCAATGAATCCAGGCAAACCATTACCCCCACCCAGGGATGATATAATGATGTTATTCAAAGTGCCACCATTAATTGAGAAAAGATCAAGAGATCCATtagaaaaacttaaaaatttatttgagtTGAAGAAAGTTGAAGTAAGAACGAGGAAGAAGCAAACTGTTCCTGAAATGGATATTGAAAATGTTGCAAAATctgataataatgaaaatatggatGATATGCCAAAAATAAACTTAGATGTTTACAATAAACCAAACAAAGTTTATAGGGTTGGAACAATTGATCCTATAGATGATTTCAACACTTTGAAAACTGAAGGTAAACCTTTACAGGAACTCTACAAAGAAATGGGTGAAGCCAtagaaaatatgatttttagcAACTTTGATGGTAATTATGATAATGCCTTCAAAGCGATGCTATATTATAGAACAGAATGTGTTAAATCAGATCCTTCATACTATAATAACTGGCTGAGAGAGTTTAAAATGGAACTTCATGATCGgaaaaagaataatattctGAATATGTTTAGTGACCGTAAAGTTGATTTCATTTTGAAAGAAGAAAATGATAAAAGTACCTTTGAAAATGCCGATGAAGATAGTCAGTTATATGAGATGGAAACCATGCCAACGCTTACCGAAGTCAGTATTAGTACAGAAGTAAATGATATGTTTGATGAGATGTAg
- the LOC123697744 gene encoding uncharacterized protein LOC123697744, translated as MKLDSNNKMISGDGGTETPEEVVDPRQNAEDLIDEILAEFTESRSPDGRYGSSIPENLLNMMQSPRTLGNAFNIIQPPQTRTPANSFSESTSIEDIDPSSDLGTSIRNKCMELEEILQSLKSRLNHVILDENIVISPEANSLEAQLEHDLDTDCQEDLSLQEFLEILHSQNKVTNSGVQ; from the coding sequence atgaaattagatTCCAATAATAAGATGATAAGTGGTGATGGTGGTACCGAGACCCCAGAAGAAGTAGTGGACCCACGACAAAATGCCGAAGATTTAATTGACGAGATATTGGCCGAATTTACCGAGTCTCGTTCACCTGATGGAAGATATGGCAGTAGTATTCCAGAGAATTTGCTGAATATGATGCAATCCCCACGAACTTTAGGCAATGCGTTTAACATAATTCAGCCTCCTCAAACGCGAACACCTGCGAATTCCTTTTCCGAAAGTACATCTATTGAAGATATTGACCCTTCTTCGGACCTTGGTACATCGATACGAAATAAGTGTATGGAACTTGAAGAGATCTTACAGAGTTTGAAATCGCGGCTTAATCATGTTATTCTCGacgaaaatattgtaataagcCCTGAAGCTAATTCTTTAGAGGCACAGCTTGAACATGATCTTGATACTGATTGCCAGGAAGATCTATCCCTGCAGGAGTTCCTTGAAATCTTACATTCCCAAAACAAAGTAACAAACAGTGGTGTTCAATAA
- the LOC123697746 gene encoding uncharacterized protein LOC123697746, which produces MAWDLTLDFEYVVTKKAPPRMCFGTTLDREVLPTKGPNLSPFMRRNAGEVRQNLGPGSYENDRDAFYDLTHRIYSKLYYGPKSPRWVVKHEYQPPPKEPTPEKPIPKNCAPFNSTSKRKGLFNANDYPAACDYYPIYKKKEMKFAYSFSGKKVLKCAVEIKCVPYNLDACGVCGCSCSAQGDYWQFENRIFLCRKHYTRLFKHCLSKFQGAKLAEFKSIRDCFFAHAHNSCKAALKIMTVEEIEKKLRKEAYLDLYFPQRRYCNN; this is translated from the exons ATTTTGAATACGTTGTAACGAAAAAGGCACCACCTCGGATGTGTTTTGGTACTACCCTTGATCGGGAAGTTCTTCCAACAAAAGGACCAAATTTAAGTCCATTTATGAGAAGGAATGCGGGTGAAGTTCGACAGAATTTAGGTCCGGGATCTTATGAGAATGACCGTGATGCGTTCTACGATCTTACTCACAgg ATTTACAGCAAGCTATACTACGGACCAAAGTCACCTCGTTGGGTCGTTAAACACGAATACCAACCGCCGCCTAAAGAACCGACCCCCGAAAAGCCAATACCAAAAAATTGTGCTCCATTTAATTCCACATCGAAGAGAAAAGGACTATTTAATGCGAATGATTATCCTGC aGCCTGTGATTACTACCCAATATACAAGAAAAAGGAAATGAAATTTGCATACAGCTTTTCAGGAAAGAAAGTTTTGAAATGTGCTGTTGAG ATAAAATGCGTTCCATATAACTTGGATGCGTGTGGAGTCTGCGGCTGTTCGTGTTCCGCTCAAGGAGACTATTGGCAATTTGAAAATAGGATATTCCTCTGCAGAAAACACTATACGAGATTATTTAAACATTGTCTTTCCAAATTTCAAGGAGCTAAACTAGCTGAATTTAAG TCCATACGAGATTGTTTCTTCGCACACGCACACAATAGCTGCAAAGctgcattaaaaattatgactGTTGAAGAGATTGAGAAGAAACTTAGAAAAGAAGcttatttagatttatattttccacAACGTCGTTATTGTAACAATtag